TAAACAAAAAATGGGCATCATAAGATGCCCAAAATTATCCAACTGGCTTATCTTTAGTTTCCACACCAAGAATCAATACTAATAGACCTGTAATAATTGAAAATATCGCAGTATATGAAAGCGCGGCAACTATGGATTTATCAACAAAGTATCCCGTAAAGTATGGTGCTATTATTCCAGCAACTCTTGCCATTACACCTGCTACTCCATTTGCAGTACCTCTAAATGAGGTGGGAAATAACTCTGGGGTGTACGCATATACTAATCCCCAGACTCCTAAAGTAAAGAACGAAAGAACTAAAACAACAAACAAAAACGTAATATTTCCAGAGGCAAGAAATAGGAAAAACGAAGAAAGTCCCATTCCTATAAAATACACGGATAAAGTCTTTTTCCTTCCCCATTTTTCTATTAAATACGCCACAGAAAGATACCCAGGCAATTGGGCAAGATATACAAAAAATGTATACCATTTTGCTTTAGTTATGGTAATTGAAAGGTTTTCCACAAAAACCCTAGGTGCCCACGAAAAAAGTGCGTAATACACAAAGCTTACGACAAACCAAGATATCATAACCAAAATAGTTTGTTTAATGTATCTACTTCTAAACAAAGCACCAAAAGTAACTTTCACCTTTTCCACGCTTTCAATACTACCTGGAACATCACCATATCTCTCTTTTAAAGCTTTTATACCATCTTTTTCAAAAAGATACTTTGGAGTTTCAGAATTTTTTAAAAGTGCTATTAATATCAACAACCCTAATGAAAAAATATAAAAATTCCATCTCCATCCAAATCTTTCTCCAAAAGTTACCGCAAAAAGTGCTATTAATATACTTCCAATTGCCCAACTGGTTTCCAAATATACTAAATACCTTCCTCTAAGTTTTATCGATGTAAATTCAGAAAGATAAGTATTCGCCGAAGGCAAAAGTCCTCCATATCCAAAACCAGATAAAAATCTCAATAAATAAGCTATTGAATATCCCTTTGAAAAACCAAACAATACAGTAAAAATCACGGAAATTAACAAGTAAAAAATAGTACCGGTCTTTCTGCCAAAGTAATCCAAAATCACACCGGACAACAATGCACCAAAAAGCATGCCTAAAAAGGTTGCACTAACAAGAGAACTTGCCATGGTTTTTGAAAGTTGCCATTCTGAAATTAAATTCGGAAGGACAAATGGTATAACCATAACACCAGCAGAGCCTACTATCCATATTAAAGAAGTCAAAATTAAGAGATTTCTTTGTTTTTCTTTTGAAACTACACTATCAATGACTTGATCGATTTTCACTTTTTCACCTCCAAAAGATAATCCTTTAAAGCTTCTAATATCTTTTCCATAACCTCTTTATTTGGAGCTTCTATAGTATGTATGTGAACACCTCCGGATAATTTTAAAAGCGGAGTTGCATTTGAACTCTTCATAAGGGCCATAAACTTTGCAACGTCATCCAGTGTTGCAATATCAAGCCTACCATTAATTTCACCGTAAAGAGGATGCTCAACTATAACATCTATTACCTTTCCTCCAGCTTTTACAACTTTCAAAAGTTCATCGTAAATCTCGTCCTCAGAATGCTTTACGGCAATCATCTTTCTGACAAAATCTTTTTTCTTTTCTAGAATATAACCATCTCTTGTTGAAAAAATCTTGTGCCCTTTTGTCTTTAAAACGGATATATCTTGAACTATTATCTGCCGACTAACTCCCAACATTTCCGCCAAATCCTTACCTTTAACGGGACCTTTTGATTCAGATAAAATCACCAAAATCTTTTTTAATCTTTCTTTCATTTTATCACCTCAATTATTAGTTTACATTTTTACACAGCAAATGTCAAATACAGTACACAAAAAAATCCAGGTTACCCTGAATCTATTTACCTGGATTTTGCCAAACCTACATATTAAAATTATTTCAAATTGAAAGTACTGCAAAATAATGGAAAATACTACCTAAAATTACAAACAGATGCCATATCATGTGATGAAATTTTATCTTTCTATACATATAGAAAATAGTACCAATTGTATAGGCCAAACCACCTAAGACCAACAAAATTATTCCTCGCTCATTAAAATTGACCCATAAATTTTTTATAAAAAACACTATCATCCATCCCATTGCAATGTAAATAAGTGTAGAAATTACCATATATTCTCTAACAAAAAATACTTTAAATACAATGCCAATAGTTGCAAGCACCCACATTATTGAAAACAAAATCCATCCAAGTCTTCCACTAATAACCAGCAATAAAAATGGGGTATAAGTTCCAGCAATTAGTAAAAAAATAGCAGAATGATCCATTATTTCAAATATAGCCTTAGCCTTCCTATAACTTATCCCATGATACAATGTAGAAATTAAATAAAGCAAAAACAGCGTAACACCAAATATTGTAAAAGAAACAATTTTTAGTACTCCACCACTCATCGAAGCATACACTATCAACCAAACAAGCCCAAATAATGCTATCAAAGTCCCTATTCCATGGGTTATTGCATTTGCTATTTCCTCACCCAATGAATATTTCTCTATATTTTTCATAATATGGAAACTATTTCAATGTCGAATATTAAATTTTTACCCGCTAAAGGATGATTGGCATCGAGCATAATCTTATCTTCATTAACTTCTGAAACTC
Above is a window of Thermosipho affectus DNA encoding:
- a CDS encoding transcription repressor NadR, which gives rise to MKERLKKILVILSESKGPVKGKDLAEMLGVSRQIIVQDISVLKTKGHKIFSTRDGYILEKKKDFVRKMIAVKHSEDEIYDELLKVVKAGGKVIDVIVEHPLYGEINGRLDIATLDDVAKFMALMKSSNATPLLKLSGGVHIHTIEAPNKEVMEKILEALKDYLLEVKK
- a CDS encoding MFS transporter, which codes for MKIDQVIDSVVSKEKQRNLLILTSLIWIVGSAGVMVIPFVLPNLISEWQLSKTMASSLVSATFLGMLFGALLSGVILDYFGRKTGTIFYLLISVIFTVLFGFSKGYSIAYLLRFLSGFGYGGLLPSANTYLSEFTSIKLRGRYLVYLETSWAIGSILIALFAVTFGERFGWRWNFYIFSLGLLILIALLKNSETPKYLFEKDGIKALKERYGDVPGSIESVEKVKVTFGALFRSRYIKQTILVMISWFVVSFVYYALFSWAPRVFVENLSITITKAKWYTFFVYLAQLPGYLSVAYLIEKWGRKKTLSVYFIGMGLSSFFLFLASGNITFLFVVLVLSFFTLGVWGLVYAYTPELFPTSFRGTANGVAGVMARVAGIIAPYFTGYFVDKSIVAALSYTAIFSIITGLLVLILGVETKDKPVG
- the trhA gene encoding PAQR family membrane homeostasis protein TrhA, with the translated sequence MKNIEKYSLGEEIANAITHGIGTLIALFGLVWLIVYASMSGGVLKIVSFTIFGVTLFLLYLISTLYHGISYRKAKAIFEIMDHSAIFLLIAGTYTPFLLLVISGRLGWILFSIMWVLATIGIVFKVFFVREYMVISTLIYIAMGWMIVFFIKNLWVNFNERGIILLVLGGLAYTIGTIFYMYRKIKFHHMIWHLFVILGSIFHYFAVLSI